The proteins below are encoded in one region of Belonocnema kinseyi isolate 2016_QV_RU_SX_M_011 chromosome 1, B_treatae_v1, whole genome shotgun sequence:
- the LOC117171438 gene encoding histone H2A-like produces the protein MSGRGKGRAKGGKSKTRSSRAGLQFPVGRLHRLLRKGNYAERVGAGAPVYLAAVMEYLAAEVLELAGNAARDNKKSRIIPRHLQLAIRNDEELNKLLSGVTIAQGGVLPNIQAVLLPKKTEKKA, from the coding sequence ATGTCTGGTCGTGGTAAAGGTCGTGCGAAGGGTGGCAAGTCAAAGACCCGTTCAAGCAGAGCTGGACTTCAGTTCCCCGTTGGTAGACTCCATCGTCTACTTCGTAAAGGAAACTATGCTGAGAGAGTAGGAGCTGGTGCACCAGTTTACTTGGCAGCTGTCATGGAATATTTGGCCGCTGAAGTTTTGGAATTGGCTGGTAATGCTGCTCGTGACAACAAGAAATCTAGGATCATTCCTCGTCACTTGCAATTGGCCATCAGGAATGATGAGGAATTGAACAAACTTCTCTCAGGTGTCACCATAGCTCAAGGTGGAGTTTTGCCCAATATTCAGGCTGTTCTTTTGCCCAAAAAAACCGAAAAGAAAGCATAA